The Candidatus Mesenet endosymbiont of Agriotes lineatus region AAATGATTGATTCTCCAGTTGCTGATATGCAAAACATTGTCACAGTTGGTTCTGGTGCAGATAGTATTACAGCTGCTCAGTTTTTACAGCGTTTTGTATATAATACTGCTTGGGCTCACTTGGATATTGCAGGTACAGCTTGGAATAAGGAAGGTACATATATATGTCCAAAAGGGGCAACTGGTTTTGGTGTTAGATTATTAAATAGGCTTGTTGCAAAATATTACGAAAATTAAATGCCCGTAAAAAAAATTAAGTTAGGGGTACTAATCTCTGGAAGAGGTTCTAATATGCAAGCTCTGGTAAATGCTTGCTTAGATGATAATTTTCCAGCTCAAGTTGAATGCGTTATTTCAAATAACCCTGATGCACAAGGAATGTTGTCCGCTAGAAAGCATAATATTTTAACCTTTGAAGTAGAAAATAATCCTTTAGATATATATAGAATTAACACAATATTACATAGTTATGATGTTAACTTAGTCTGCCTTGCAGGTTTTATGAGATTACTTAGTGCTGATTTCTTAAGGAAGTGGAAAAGTAAAGTAATTAACATTCATCCTTCTTTACTTCCCGCATTTAAAGGTTTAAATGCACAAAGGCAAGCATTAGATGCAGGTGTTAAAATTACTGGATGCACTGTACATTATGTTGTTCCTGAAGTAGATGCTGGACCTATAATTTTTCAAGCAGCAGTTCCAGTGTTACAAAACGATAATGTAGCAATTCTATCTGAACGTATCTTAAAAGTGGAGCATATATGTTACCCGCATTCTGTAAAACTGATTGCAGAAAATAAGATCATATTGAAAAATAATATCGCAACATCAAGTGAGGTGCTAAGTTTGATTTGAAAAGTATTGTTTAATAAATTCAGCTCCGAGCTTTATTCCTTTATTATCAATAGTATGCCCTATCCCATCTAAACGATGACTTTCTATTTCTATATTATTGCTAGTTAAAGCTTCTACTGCTGCTTCAAAAGCAGTAAAAGGAACAACCACATCATCTCTGCTATGAATTATGCATATATTAGGCTTTGACTTTAATTCTCTAGGCAGTTTTGATGGTGCTACTAGTCTTCCTGAATATGCAACAACTGAAGAGCAAGGATTAGAGCGACGAAGAGATGTATGAAGAGCAAGCATCGCTCCTTGTGAAAAACCAACTAAAGATAATTGCTTTTCACTAAAACCAAAACTCTTAAGCTTCATATCAATAAAATCATTTAAGATATCAGCTGCTTTTTTTATGCCAGTAAGTATAGCGACCTCACTTCTATCCTCTAAGCTGAACCATTGATAGCCACCAACTTCACGCTCAAATGGAGCATTTGGTGCAACAAAAAAAGAGTTTGGCAAAAATTTACTCATTGCTTTGCCAATTTCAATAAAATTGTTACCGCTTGCACCCCACCCATGTAGTAAAATTACTAAATTTTCCGCTGACTTATCTAAGCAGAATTCAGGACCACTTATTTCAACCATAGCCTATAAAAATACTTAACTCTTAAAGGTTACTTATTATTTAGATTTATTCAATAAATATTAAAATTGTGAATCATACAACTGATATTCTTTGAAATAAGTTAGTATTACTTACCTGTTGTAAAGTAGTATCAGGATTTTTTTGCATCACCCATGGATCATTTCTCTTGTTCAACAGTGGAATAAGAAATTTGTAATCTTCTTCAGTGTAAACTTGTATAGTATTTTCCTTACTAGGAGAATAAGTATATCTTATATCAGCGCACACATCCAACAGTGAGTTAGTAATGTCAACATTACGAGACTTTATTGCTAAATTTAGTGGCGTGCAACCATTCTGATCAACACAGTTTAATCTTGCACCCTTTTTTATTAGTCGCTTAACTATTTCAAGATTTTCTAATTCAACTGCGTGATGAAGAAGTGTCTGATCTTTATTATGCTTTAAGTTTATATCAATATCACATAACATTATATGAATTATATCATGTCTTTTACATTTTACTGCAGAATCAAAGAGCTCATGATACTTTTTACCTATTAAGAGCTTATTTTTAACAACTTTTATCAAGGAATCAAATATTTCAAATTTCCCATATTTTATAGAATAATATAATGTTGATATATCAACAGGAGCGCCGTTTTTTATTAAAAGTTCTACTATTTTGTCCTCATTACATTTTATTGCATAATTGAGTAAGCGTTCACTATTAATGTGCTTAAAGAGTAATTTACTTGCCTCAGTGTTACTTAATAAATCTTCTATTACTTCAGGACTTTGCTTGATATTTTTTAATATGAGCCGTTTAAATCCTTCTTCGGTTGTAATATATTCATTATCTATCCTTAATAAATTAAAAATAGCTTCTCGACTATGCTCTCTTTTTAAGAGATTAATTAATTTCTCAACATTTATAGAGTAGTTATTTACATTCAAAATTTCTGCTAAATCTTGAGCTATATAAGAACTATCAAACTTATTCTTGCTTATACCCTCAAGTAGCTTTATGAATTCTGTTTCACTTTTATGATTTATCTTTCCAATGTGTGAAGGAGAGCTTAGTAGCTTATGTACATTAATTTCTATAGTTATACTAGATTTTTTAGAAAATAAACTTTTTATATATTCTGATAACTTGTGAATAATTGTCATTTTTTGTAAAACTTAAAGATACTTTATTTTAAAGTAAAAATCTTTAATTTCACTTAAAAAGAGAACAGTTTAATTAAATTCTAGCTTAAAGTTATAATTATCCAAATAAGAGTACAAGATAAAAAACTTTATTCTATAATGCTAACTTTCTTTGATAAGCAAATTTTACTAAAAGACTACCGAAAATTAAAATCAGTAGAAATGAAAAAAAGAACAAGTACAGCTGTACTTGTTCTTTTTAGGATACAGTGACTTAGAACCCTCCGTCCATACCCATACCACCTGCGCCAGCACCCATATTGTTATTTTC contains the following coding sequences:
- the purN gene encoding phosphoribosylglycinamide formyltransferase, with the translated sequence MPVKKIKLGVLISGRGSNMQALVNACLDDNFPAQVECVISNNPDAQGMLSARKHNILTFEVENNPLDIYRINTILHSYDVNLVCLAGFMRLLSADFLRKWKSKVINIHPSLLPAFKGLNAQRQALDAGVKITGCTVHYVVPEVDAGPIIFQAAVPVLQNDNVAILSERILKVEHICYPHSVKLIAENKIILKNNIATSSEVLSLI
- a CDS encoding alpha/beta hydrolase, with product MVEISGPEFCLDKSAENLVILLHGWGASGNNFIEIGKAMSKFLPNSFFVAPNAPFEREVGGYQWFSLEDRSEVAILTGIKKAADILNDFIDMKLKSFGFSEKQLSLVGFSQGAMLALHTSLRRSNPCSSVVAYSGRLVAPSKLPRELKSKPNICIIHSRDDVVVPFTAFEAAVEALTSNNIEIESHRLDGIGHTIDNKGIKLGAEFIKQYFSNQT
- a CDS encoding ankyrin repeat domain-containing protein; the encoded protein is MTIIHKLSEYIKSLFSKKSSITIEINVHKLLSSPSHIGKINHKSETEFIKLLEGISKNKFDSSYIAQDLAEILNVNNYSINVEKLINLLKREHSREAIFNLLRIDNEYITTEEGFKRLILKNIKQSPEVIEDLLSNTEASKLLFKHINSERLLNYAIKCNEDKIVELLIKNGAPVDISTLYYSIKYGKFEIFDSLIKVVKNKLLIGKKYHELFDSAVKCKRHDIIHIMLCDIDINLKHNKDQTLLHHAVELENLEIVKRLIKKGARLNCVDQNGCTPLNLAIKSRNVDITNSLLDVCADIRYTYSPSKENTIQVYTEEDYKFLIPLLNKRNDPWVMQKNPDTTLQQVSNTNLFQRISVV